Proteins found in one Pelobates fuscus isolate aPelFus1 chromosome 10, aPelFus1.pri, whole genome shotgun sequence genomic segment:
- the ALDH18A1 gene encoding delta-1-pyrroline-5-carboxylate synthase isoform X1, protein MKRMLCRAALSCRMGSRGRCLLSRLRTTASPSNMQYIPTSGLISQNARQWSNIPFITMPLIRSHGKPFAHRSELKHAKRIVVKLGSAVVTRGDECGLALGRLASIVEQVSVLQNQGREMMIVTSGAVAFGKQRLRHEILLSQSVRQALHSGQNQLKDMQVPVLEARACAAAGQSGLMALYEAMFTQYSICAAQILVTNLDFHDEQKRRNLNGTLHELLRMNIVPIINTNDAVVPPPEPNSDLQGVNVISIKDNDSLAARLAVEMKADLIIVLSDVEGLFDSPPGSDDAKLIDIFYPGDQQSVTFGTKSRVGMGGMEAKVKAALWALQGGTSVVIANGTHPKISGHVITDIVEGKKVGTFFSEVKPAGPTVEQQAEMARSGGRSLAALQPEQRAEIIYHLADLLTDNRDEILTANKKDMEEAEEKGRLAPPLLKRLSLSTAKLNSLAIGLRQIAASSQDSVGRVLRRTRIAKELELEQVTVPIGVLLVIFESRPDCLPQVSALAISSGNGLLLKGGKEASNSNQTLYRLTQEALALHGVKDAVQLVNTREEVEDLCRLNKLIDLIIPRGSSQLVRDIQKAAKGIPVMGHSEGICHVYVDSEASVDKVTRIVRDSKCEYPAACNAMETLLIHRDILRTPLFDQIIDMLRVEQVKIHAGPKFASYLTFSPSEVKSLRTEYGDLECCIEVVDGVQDAIDHIHKYGSSHTDAIITDNEVTAEYFLQHVDSACVFWNTSTRFSDGYRFGLGAEVGISTARIHARGPVGIEGLLTTKWLLRGDNHVVSDFSEQGSMKYLHENLPVPHRNIS, encoded by the exons ATGGAGCAATATTCCGTTTATTACTATGCCCCTTATTCGCTCGCATGGTAAACCATTTGCCCACCGTAGTGAGCTAAAACATGCCAAGCGCATTGTGGTAAAGCTGGGAAGTGCTGTTGTGACTCGGGGAGATGAGTGTGGACTTGCACTCGGAAGGTTGGCATCAATTGTAGAGCAG GTGTCAGTACTACAGAACCAGGGTCGAGAAATGATGATTGTTACCAGTGGTGCCGTGGCTTTTGGAAAGCAGCGTCTCCGTCATGAAATTCTTTTATCCCAGAGCGTGAGACAAGCGTTGCATTCTGGGCAAAATCAGCTGAAAGATATG CAAGTTCCTGTACTGGAAGCACGGGCTTGTGCTGCTGCTGGTCAGAGTGGACTTATGGCTCTTTACGAGGCTATGTTTACACAATACAGTATCTGTGCAGCTCAG ATTTTAGTCACAAACTTGGATTTCCATGATGAGCAGAAGAGACGGAATTTAAATGGAACACTGCATGAGCTCCTGCGAATGAACATTGTTCCCATCATCAACACCAATGATGCTGTTGTTCCTCCTCCTGAGCCTAACAGTGATCTGCAGGGGGTAAAT GTAATTAGCATTAAGGATAATGACAGCCTGGCTGCCCGACTCGCCGTTGAGATGAAAGCAGATTTAATAATTGTTCTGTCTGATGTGGaag GACTTTTTGACAGCCCTCCTGGCTCAGATGATGCCAAACTAATAGATATTTTCTACCCTGGGGACCAACAGTCGGTAACATTTGGGACCAAATCAAGAGTTGGCATGGGAGGAATGGAGGCAAAG GTGAAAGCTgctctatgggccctgcagggaggTACCTCAGTTGTTATTGCTAATGGCACTCACCCCAAGATATCTGGTCATGTGATTACTGACATTGTTGAGGGAAAGAAAGTTGGTACCTTTTTTTCAGAAGTCAAACCTGCTG GTCCCACAGTGGAACAACAAGCAGAAATGGCCCGCTCTGGTGGCAGGAGCCTGGCAGCATTGCAGCCAGAGCAG AGAGCCGAGATCATTTATCATCTTGCTGACCTTCTGACTGATAACCGTGATGAGATTCTTACAGCTAACAAAAAGGATATGGAAGAGGCAGAGGAGAAAG GAAGATTGGCTCCTCCTCTGCTGAAACGCTTAAGCTTGTCGACAGCCAAGTTAAACAGCCTAGCCATTGGACTGAGGCAAATTGCTGCCTCCTCACAGGACAGTGTTGGACGTGTCCTTCGTAGAACAAGAATTGCCAAAGAATTGGAGTTGGAGCAGGTGACTGTACCCATCGGTGTTCTGCTGGTTATTTTTGAGTCGCGACCAGATTGTCTCCCCCAG GTTTCAGCACTGGCTATTTCAAGTGGCAATGGCTTGCTCCTTAAAGGAGGAAAAGAGGCATCTAACAGCAACCAGACTCTATACCGTCTTACTCAGGAAGCATTGGCTCTTCATGGTGTAAAGGATGCAGTGCAGCTT GTAAACACCAGAGAAGAAGTGGAGGATTTGTGCCGTCTTAATAAGCTAATAGATCTTATCATTCCACGGGGCTCATCTCAGCTGGTCAGGGACATCCAGAAAGCTGCTAAAGGAATTCCTGTGATGGGACACAGTGAAGGAATTTGTCATGTTTATGTGGACTCCGAAGCTAGCGTGGATAAAGTTACAAGAATTG tgagagATTCAAAGTGTGAATATCCTGCAGCGTGCAATGCAATGGAAACACTGCTGATTCACAGAGACATATTGAGGACACCATTGTTTGACCAGATCATCGATATGTTGAGAGTTGAGCAG GTAAAAATCCACGCTGGTCCTAAATTCGCATCTTATTTGACCTTTAGCCCATCAGAGGTGAAATCTCTGCGCACTGAATACGGAGATCTCGAGTGCTGCATTGAAGTAGTAGATGGTGTCCAAGATGCCATTGACCACATTCATAAATACGGAAGCTCTCATACCGATGCTATAATTACAGATAATG aagTAACAGCCGAATATTTTCTTCAGCACGTTGACAGTGCTTGTGTGTTTTGGAACACAAGTACCCGGTTTTCGGATGGATACCGCTTTGGACTTG GAGCTGAGGTTGGTATCAGTACTGCTAGGATCCACGCACGCGGGCCTGTAGGCATAGAGGGACTTCTGACCACTAAGTGGCTATTGCGAGGAGACAACCATGTGGTCTCTGACTTTTCAGAACAAGGCAGTATGAAGTACCTACATGAAAACCTCCCTGTTCCACATAGAAACATCAGCTAA
- the ALDH18A1 gene encoding delta-1-pyrroline-5-carboxylate synthase isoform X3, whose amino-acid sequence MLCRAALSCRMGSRGRCLLSRLRTTASPSNMQYIPTSGLISQNARQWSNIPFITMPLIRSHGKPFAHRSELKHAKRIVVKLGSAVVTRGDECGLALGRLASIVEQVSVLQNQGREMMIVTSGAVAFGKQRLRHEILLSQSVRQALHSGQNQLKDMQVPVLEARACAAAGQSGLMALYEAMFTQYSICAAQILVTNLDFHDEQKRRNLNGTLHELLRMNIVPIINTNDAVVPPPEPNSDLQGVNVISIKDNDSLAARLAVEMKADLIIVLSDVEGLFDSPPGSDDAKLIDIFYPGDQQSVTFGTKSRVGMGGMEAKVKAALWALQGGTSVVIANGTHPKISGHVITDIVEGKKVGTFFSEVKPAGPTVEQQAEMARSGGRSLAALQPEQRAEIIYHLADLLTDNRDEILTANKKDMEEAEEKGRLAPPLLKRLSLSTAKLNSLAIGLRQIAASSQDSVGRVLRRTRIAKELELEQVTVPIGVLLVIFESRPDCLPQVSALAISSGNGLLLKGGKEASNSNQTLYRLTQEALALHGVKDAVQLVNTREEVEDLCRLNKLIDLIIPRGSSQLVRDIQKAAKGIPVMGHSEGICHVYVDSEASVDKVTRIVRDSKCEYPAACNAMETLLIHRDILRTPLFDQIIDMLRVEQVKIHAGPKFASYLTFSPSEVKSLRTEYGDLECCIEVVDGVQDAIDHIHKYGSSHTDAIITDNEVTAEYFLQHVDSACVFWNTSTRFSDGYRFGLGAEVGISTARIHARGPVGIEGLLTTKWLLRGDNHVVSDFSEQGSMKYLHENLPVPHRNIS is encoded by the exons ATGGAGCAATATTCCGTTTATTACTATGCCCCTTATTCGCTCGCATGGTAAACCATTTGCCCACCGTAGTGAGCTAAAACATGCCAAGCGCATTGTGGTAAAGCTGGGAAGTGCTGTTGTGACTCGGGGAGATGAGTGTGGACTTGCACTCGGAAGGTTGGCATCAATTGTAGAGCAG GTGTCAGTACTACAGAACCAGGGTCGAGAAATGATGATTGTTACCAGTGGTGCCGTGGCTTTTGGAAAGCAGCGTCTCCGTCATGAAATTCTTTTATCCCAGAGCGTGAGACAAGCGTTGCATTCTGGGCAAAATCAGCTGAAAGATATG CAAGTTCCTGTACTGGAAGCACGGGCTTGTGCTGCTGCTGGTCAGAGTGGACTTATGGCTCTTTACGAGGCTATGTTTACACAATACAGTATCTGTGCAGCTCAG ATTTTAGTCACAAACTTGGATTTCCATGATGAGCAGAAGAGACGGAATTTAAATGGAACACTGCATGAGCTCCTGCGAATGAACATTGTTCCCATCATCAACACCAATGATGCTGTTGTTCCTCCTCCTGAGCCTAACAGTGATCTGCAGGGGGTAAAT GTAATTAGCATTAAGGATAATGACAGCCTGGCTGCCCGACTCGCCGTTGAGATGAAAGCAGATTTAATAATTGTTCTGTCTGATGTGGaag GACTTTTTGACAGCCCTCCTGGCTCAGATGATGCCAAACTAATAGATATTTTCTACCCTGGGGACCAACAGTCGGTAACATTTGGGACCAAATCAAGAGTTGGCATGGGAGGAATGGAGGCAAAG GTGAAAGCTgctctatgggccctgcagggaggTACCTCAGTTGTTATTGCTAATGGCACTCACCCCAAGATATCTGGTCATGTGATTACTGACATTGTTGAGGGAAAGAAAGTTGGTACCTTTTTTTCAGAAGTCAAACCTGCTG GTCCCACAGTGGAACAACAAGCAGAAATGGCCCGCTCTGGTGGCAGGAGCCTGGCAGCATTGCAGCCAGAGCAG AGAGCCGAGATCATTTATCATCTTGCTGACCTTCTGACTGATAACCGTGATGAGATTCTTACAGCTAACAAAAAGGATATGGAAGAGGCAGAGGAGAAAG GAAGATTGGCTCCTCCTCTGCTGAAACGCTTAAGCTTGTCGACAGCCAAGTTAAACAGCCTAGCCATTGGACTGAGGCAAATTGCTGCCTCCTCACAGGACAGTGTTGGACGTGTCCTTCGTAGAACAAGAATTGCCAAAGAATTGGAGTTGGAGCAGGTGACTGTACCCATCGGTGTTCTGCTGGTTATTTTTGAGTCGCGACCAGATTGTCTCCCCCAG GTTTCAGCACTGGCTATTTCAAGTGGCAATGGCTTGCTCCTTAAAGGAGGAAAAGAGGCATCTAACAGCAACCAGACTCTATACCGTCTTACTCAGGAAGCATTGGCTCTTCATGGTGTAAAGGATGCAGTGCAGCTT GTAAACACCAGAGAAGAAGTGGAGGATTTGTGCCGTCTTAATAAGCTAATAGATCTTATCATTCCACGGGGCTCATCTCAGCTGGTCAGGGACATCCAGAAAGCTGCTAAAGGAATTCCTGTGATGGGACACAGTGAAGGAATTTGTCATGTTTATGTGGACTCCGAAGCTAGCGTGGATAAAGTTACAAGAATTG tgagagATTCAAAGTGTGAATATCCTGCAGCGTGCAATGCAATGGAAACACTGCTGATTCACAGAGACATATTGAGGACACCATTGTTTGACCAGATCATCGATATGTTGAGAGTTGAGCAG GTAAAAATCCACGCTGGTCCTAAATTCGCATCTTATTTGACCTTTAGCCCATCAGAGGTGAAATCTCTGCGCACTGAATACGGAGATCTCGAGTGCTGCATTGAAGTAGTAGATGGTGTCCAAGATGCCATTGACCACATTCATAAATACGGAAGCTCTCATACCGATGCTATAATTACAGATAATG aagTAACAGCCGAATATTTTCTTCAGCACGTTGACAGTGCTTGTGTGTTTTGGAACACAAGTACCCGGTTTTCGGATGGATACCGCTTTGGACTTG GAGCTGAGGTTGGTATCAGTACTGCTAGGATCCACGCACGCGGGCCTGTAGGCATAGAGGGACTTCTGACCACTAAGTGGCTATTGCGAGGAGACAACCATGTGGTCTCTGACTTTTCAGAACAAGGCAGTATGAAGTACCTACATGAAAACCTCCCTGTTCCACATAGAAACATCAGCTAA
- the ALDH18A1 gene encoding delta-1-pyrroline-5-carboxylate synthase isoform X2, which yields MKRMLCRAALSCRMGSRGRCLLSRLRTTASPSNMQYIPTSGLISQNARQWSNIPFITMPLIRSHGKPFAHRSELKHAKRIVVKLGSAVVTRGDECGLALGRLASIVEQVSVLQNQGREMMIVTSGAVAFGKQRLRHEILLSQSVRQALHSGQNQLKDMQVPVLEARACAAAGQSGLMALYEAMFTQYSICAAQILVTNLDFHDEQKRRNLNGTLHELLRMNIVPIINTNDAVVPPPEPNSDLQGVISIKDNDSLAARLAVEMKADLIIVLSDVEGLFDSPPGSDDAKLIDIFYPGDQQSVTFGTKSRVGMGGMEAKVKAALWALQGGTSVVIANGTHPKISGHVITDIVEGKKVGTFFSEVKPAGPTVEQQAEMARSGGRSLAALQPEQRAEIIYHLADLLTDNRDEILTANKKDMEEAEEKGRLAPPLLKRLSLSTAKLNSLAIGLRQIAASSQDSVGRVLRRTRIAKELELEQVTVPIGVLLVIFESRPDCLPQVSALAISSGNGLLLKGGKEASNSNQTLYRLTQEALALHGVKDAVQLVNTREEVEDLCRLNKLIDLIIPRGSSQLVRDIQKAAKGIPVMGHSEGICHVYVDSEASVDKVTRIVRDSKCEYPAACNAMETLLIHRDILRTPLFDQIIDMLRVEQVKIHAGPKFASYLTFSPSEVKSLRTEYGDLECCIEVVDGVQDAIDHIHKYGSSHTDAIITDNEVTAEYFLQHVDSACVFWNTSTRFSDGYRFGLGAEVGISTARIHARGPVGIEGLLTTKWLLRGDNHVVSDFSEQGSMKYLHENLPVPHRNIS from the exons ATGGAGCAATATTCCGTTTATTACTATGCCCCTTATTCGCTCGCATGGTAAACCATTTGCCCACCGTAGTGAGCTAAAACATGCCAAGCGCATTGTGGTAAAGCTGGGAAGTGCTGTTGTGACTCGGGGAGATGAGTGTGGACTTGCACTCGGAAGGTTGGCATCAATTGTAGAGCAG GTGTCAGTACTACAGAACCAGGGTCGAGAAATGATGATTGTTACCAGTGGTGCCGTGGCTTTTGGAAAGCAGCGTCTCCGTCATGAAATTCTTTTATCCCAGAGCGTGAGACAAGCGTTGCATTCTGGGCAAAATCAGCTGAAAGATATG CAAGTTCCTGTACTGGAAGCACGGGCTTGTGCTGCTGCTGGTCAGAGTGGACTTATGGCTCTTTACGAGGCTATGTTTACACAATACAGTATCTGTGCAGCTCAG ATTTTAGTCACAAACTTGGATTTCCATGATGAGCAGAAGAGACGGAATTTAAATGGAACACTGCATGAGCTCCTGCGAATGAACATTGTTCCCATCATCAACACCAATGATGCTGTTGTTCCTCCTCCTGAGCCTAACAGTGATCTGCAGGGG GTAATTAGCATTAAGGATAATGACAGCCTGGCTGCCCGACTCGCCGTTGAGATGAAAGCAGATTTAATAATTGTTCTGTCTGATGTGGaag GACTTTTTGACAGCCCTCCTGGCTCAGATGATGCCAAACTAATAGATATTTTCTACCCTGGGGACCAACAGTCGGTAACATTTGGGACCAAATCAAGAGTTGGCATGGGAGGAATGGAGGCAAAG GTGAAAGCTgctctatgggccctgcagggaggTACCTCAGTTGTTATTGCTAATGGCACTCACCCCAAGATATCTGGTCATGTGATTACTGACATTGTTGAGGGAAAGAAAGTTGGTACCTTTTTTTCAGAAGTCAAACCTGCTG GTCCCACAGTGGAACAACAAGCAGAAATGGCCCGCTCTGGTGGCAGGAGCCTGGCAGCATTGCAGCCAGAGCAG AGAGCCGAGATCATTTATCATCTTGCTGACCTTCTGACTGATAACCGTGATGAGATTCTTACAGCTAACAAAAAGGATATGGAAGAGGCAGAGGAGAAAG GAAGATTGGCTCCTCCTCTGCTGAAACGCTTAAGCTTGTCGACAGCCAAGTTAAACAGCCTAGCCATTGGACTGAGGCAAATTGCTGCCTCCTCACAGGACAGTGTTGGACGTGTCCTTCGTAGAACAAGAATTGCCAAAGAATTGGAGTTGGAGCAGGTGACTGTACCCATCGGTGTTCTGCTGGTTATTTTTGAGTCGCGACCAGATTGTCTCCCCCAG GTTTCAGCACTGGCTATTTCAAGTGGCAATGGCTTGCTCCTTAAAGGAGGAAAAGAGGCATCTAACAGCAACCAGACTCTATACCGTCTTACTCAGGAAGCATTGGCTCTTCATGGTGTAAAGGATGCAGTGCAGCTT GTAAACACCAGAGAAGAAGTGGAGGATTTGTGCCGTCTTAATAAGCTAATAGATCTTATCATTCCACGGGGCTCATCTCAGCTGGTCAGGGACATCCAGAAAGCTGCTAAAGGAATTCCTGTGATGGGACACAGTGAAGGAATTTGTCATGTTTATGTGGACTCCGAAGCTAGCGTGGATAAAGTTACAAGAATTG tgagagATTCAAAGTGTGAATATCCTGCAGCGTGCAATGCAATGGAAACACTGCTGATTCACAGAGACATATTGAGGACACCATTGTTTGACCAGATCATCGATATGTTGAGAGTTGAGCAG GTAAAAATCCACGCTGGTCCTAAATTCGCATCTTATTTGACCTTTAGCCCATCAGAGGTGAAATCTCTGCGCACTGAATACGGAGATCTCGAGTGCTGCATTGAAGTAGTAGATGGTGTCCAAGATGCCATTGACCACATTCATAAATACGGAAGCTCTCATACCGATGCTATAATTACAGATAATG aagTAACAGCCGAATATTTTCTTCAGCACGTTGACAGTGCTTGTGTGTTTTGGAACACAAGTACCCGGTTTTCGGATGGATACCGCTTTGGACTTG GAGCTGAGGTTGGTATCAGTACTGCTAGGATCCACGCACGCGGGCCTGTAGGCATAGAGGGACTTCTGACCACTAAGTGGCTATTGCGAGGAGACAACCATGTGGTCTCTGACTTTTCAGAACAAGGCAGTATGAAGTACCTACATGAAAACCTCCCTGTTCCACATAGAAACATCAGCTAA
- the TEX36 gene encoding testis-expressed protein 36, whose translation MPKGRLNNPSTKQDGEWFTPIGMPRKLPMTSTQNMFYPPKQFKVDYRLPPICITRRKIEVQNGYPFSTHDNRHLIQGVGEYFDTGLGHKKTSIGKRQDQSLNFCRDAATAVTSRWDDFSLYEVSYTGHQATEQPLCRRFPKRHTERSAYMKSLPENAFMWFAGHHGTSR comes from the exons TTCACACCTATAGGAATGCCTAGAAAACTGCCTATGACAAGCACACAGAACATGTTTTATCCACCCAAGCAATTCAAGGTTGATTACAGGCTGCCTCCTATATGTATCACTCGAAGGAAG attgaagTACAGAATGGCTATCCGTTCTCAACGCATGACAACAGGCATTTAATACAGGGAGTTGGGGAGTATTTTGATACT GGACTTGGCCATAAAAAGACTTCTATTGGAAAAAGGCAAGATCAGTCTCTGAATTTTTGCCGTGATGCAGCCACAGCCGTCACAAGCAGATGGGATGATTTTTCATTATATGAAGTCTCTTACACAGGGCATCAAGCTACAGAgcagcctttgtgcagaagatTCCCTAAACGTCATACGGAAAGATCTGCTTACATGAAGTCACTTCCTGAGAACGCTTTCATGTGGTTTGCAGGTCATCATGGCACATCGCGCTGA